In the Anaerolineales bacterium genome, one interval contains:
- a CDS encoding HIT domain-containing protein — translation MQRLFSPWRKPYIQRDKSKAGECVFCAALKKPDGPENLILHRGEKAFVMLNRFPYTSGHLLALPFEHIAQLEQLTPQTRAELFELANTAVGVLRSVYAPGGFNLGANLGAAAGAGIEEHLHLHVLPRWNGDTNFMSALGQTRVLPETLEETWERLKAAWPA, via the coding sequence ATGCAGCGTCTTTTCTCCCCATGGCGCAAGCCCTACATCCAACGCGACAAAAGCAAAGCTGGCGAGTGCGTCTTCTGCGCAGCCCTTAAGAAACCGGACGGCCCCGAGAACCTGATTTTGCATCGCGGCGAAAAAGCCTTCGTGATGCTCAACCGCTTCCCTTACACCAGCGGGCACCTGCTGGCACTGCCCTTTGAGCACATCGCCCAGTTGGAGCAGCTGACGCCCCAAACCCGCGCCGAGCTGTTCGAACTGGCCAACACCGCCGTGGGCGTGTTGCGTTCCGTGTATGCGCCGGGCGGCTTCAACCTGGGCGCCAACCTGGGCGCGGCGGCTGGCGCCGGCATCGAAGAGCACCTGCATCTGCACGTGCTGCCGCGCTGGAACGGCGACACCAACTTTATGTCGGCCCTGGGCCAAACCCGCGTGCTGCCCGAAACCCTGGAAGAAACCTGGGAGCGGCTCAAGGCCGCCTGGCCAGCTTAA